The following are encoded in a window of Thermoproteota archaeon genomic DNA:
- a CDS encoding high frequency lysogenization protein HflD: MIEEIIEQIGMLTPALVMGLGLAVGIQHAFEPDHVAAVSTQISKSKFAKKSTRQLIKESLTRSSLLGILWGAGHTTTLVLIGFLVYALAVTIQSQIFSGLEFVVGLMLVFLGANTILNKKIRFRHKHPHQHKDGTIHFDEHEHDDSNHKHNHRSYLIGLIHGLAGSGSLVVLTASTLDNVGMVLGFIVIFGIGSMVGMALVGSLMGVPLAFGNRIALVQKIFRYVAGSFSLVLGFHIMYQIGVVEHLFGI, encoded by the coding sequence ATCATAGAAGAAATCATTGAACAGATTGGAATGCTTACCCCTGCACTAGTTATGGGATTGGGTCTAGCAGTTGGGATTCAACATGCCTTTGAGCCTGATCATGTTGCTGCAGTAAGCACGCAGATTTCAAAATCAAAGTTTGCTAAAAAATCCACTAGACAGTTAATCAAGGAATCATTAACAAGATCATCACTACTTGGCATTTTGTGGGGCGCAGGGCATACAACCACACTGGTCCTGATTGGTTTCTTGGTTTATGCCCTTGCAGTAACAATTCAATCTCAGATTTTTTCTGGATTGGAATTTGTAGTGGGATTGATGCTTGTATTTTTGGGAGCCAATACAATTCTTAACAAAAAGATAAGATTCAGACACAAACATCCCCATCAACACAAAGACGGAACAATACACTTTGATGAGCACGAACATGACGATTCAAACCACAAACACAACCACAGATCATACCTGATTGGCTTGATTCACGGATTGGCAGGAAGCGGAAGCCTTGTAGTCTTGACTGCAAGCACTTTGGATAATGTTGGTATGGTCTTAGGATTTATTGTGATTTTTGGAATCGGTTCTATGGTAGGAATGGCATTGGTAGGAAGCCTAATGGGTGTTCCATTGGCATTTGGAAACCGAATTGCACTAGTTCAAAAAATATTTCGTTATGTTGCAGGATCATTCAGTCTTGTATTGGGATTCCATATCATGTATCAAATTGGCGTAGTCGAGCACCTGTTTGGAATCTAA
- a CDS encoding sensor histidine kinase — MAKFIAREKKMDDDPFSATERTLKFSREPNNVYSTEFDGLDEENEKLDSKGSSSDDLDTKPEIPDKQDFAKTKDYSLNSFTNPIKHRKKINSIKRNIEKEKSECRDIHSKINIQTKRVEEARRSLHESQKKLQSIIEEQSQDYEIVERFSHLGEISAKMAHDIRNPLTVLKAHVDLMRLRYSKNEDLIMLKSLESMEKAVQSIVGQVNDVLGFLKDNPPEISKHDVLELIKKAIADLVIQPTVTIELPKNSCTVLCDETKTISIFSNIVLNAIQAIGEEGEIKIFVTEVDKQCFVDIQDSGPGIPESDLENIFEALYTTKENGTGLGLSRCKQVLNNQGGSISVKNNPTTFSIGFKIAYFNKNKITSNSQN, encoded by the coding sequence ATGGCAAAATTCATTGCAAGAGAGAAAAAAATGGATGATGATCCATTCTCGGCAACGGAGCGAACTCTCAAATTTAGCAGAGAGCCAAATAATGTGTATTCAACTGAGTTTGATGGATTAGATGAGGAAAATGAAAAATTAGATTCCAAAGGCTCTTCATCTGATGATTTAGATACAAAGCCTGAGATTCCAGATAAACAGGATTTTGCCAAAACAAAAGATTATTCTCTAAACTCCTTTACAAATCCAATAAAGCATAGGAAAAAAATCAATTCTATTAAAAGAAATATTGAAAAAGAAAAATCTGAATGCAGAGACATACATTCTAAAATCAATATCCAAACAAAAAGAGTAGAAGAAGCAAGACGAAGCTTACACGAATCACAAAAAAAATTACAGAGTATCATAGAAGAGCAATCACAAGATTATGAAATAGTTGAGCGGTTTTCACACTTGGGGGAGATCTCAGCTAAGATGGCACATGACATTAGAAATCCACTGACTGTTCTCAAAGCACATGTTGATTTGATGCGATTACGATATTCAAAAAATGAAGATTTGATCATGCTAAAATCCCTTGAGAGTATGGAAAAAGCTGTTCAAAGCATTGTTGGCCAAGTAAATGATGTTCTGGGATTTCTAAAGGATAATCCTCCCGAAATTTCAAAGCACGATGTACTTGAATTAATTAAAAAAGCAATTGCAGATTTAGTAATTCAACCAACTGTAACAATTGAATTGCCAAAGAATTCATGCACGGTACTATGTGATGAAACAAAAACCATCTCAATCTTTTCTAATATTGTCCTAAATGCTATCCAAGCTATTGGAGAAGAAGGCGAAATCAAAATTTTTGTTACAGAAGTTGATAAACAGTGCTTTGTTGATATTCAGGACTCTGGCCCTGGCATACCTGAATCTGATCTGGAAAATATCTTTGAGGCCTTATACACTACAAAAGAAAACGGGACTGGACTTGGACTATCAAGATGCAAACAGGTTCTAAATAATCAAGGCGGCTCTATATCTGTAAAAAATAACCCTACTACCTTTTCAATTGGTTTTAAAATAGCATATTTTAATAAAAATAAAATTACTTCAAATTCACAGAACTAA
- a CDS encoding sodium:calcium antiporter: MELLINGLFVAVGLAMLYFGAEWLVKGSVSIAQKFKISQLVIGLTIVAFGTSTPELSVSVSSAINGVSDVALGNVVGSNIANIGLILGISAIITPIAVARQTIRKEVPIMIGVSVLLLAVSLDAQISMIEGILLAIGVVVFTVFSYKSAKKEEQIVESTDGIVSVKTTTYRSIILIGIGLVLLTIGSFMTVDNAVLIAQNIGISERVIGLTLVAVGTSLPELITSVVAARKGHADLSVGNIVGSNIFNILAIIGISASIAGITVSDSMWSDYYIMIIFALVLLPIMRTGFKISKLEGIALLVGYLIYTSVLLLM; encoded by the coding sequence ATGGAATTACTCATCAATGGATTGTTTGTTGCAGTTGGACTTGCAATGCTTTACTTTGGAGCAGAATGGCTGGTCAAAGGCTCAGTATCCATTGCACAGAAATTCAAGATTAGTCAGCTAGTAATTGGTTTAACCATTGTTGCCTTTGGAACATCTACTCCAGAATTATCAGTTAGTGTCTCATCAGCAATAAATGGAGTTTCAGATGTGGCACTTGGAAACGTTGTTGGAAGTAATATCGCAAACATTGGACTAATACTTGGAATCTCTGCAATCATCACACCAATTGCAGTTGCAAGACAGACTATACGCAAAGAAGTTCCCATTATGATTGGAGTTTCAGTTCTATTGTTAGCTGTGTCACTTGATGCACAGATCTCAATGATTGAAGGAATTTTATTGGCAATTGGAGTTGTAGTGTTTACTGTTTTTAGTTACAAGAGTGCAAAAAAAGAGGAACAGATTGTAGAATCAACAGATGGAATAGTTAGTGTAAAGACAACCACATATCGCTCTATAATCTTAATTGGGATTGGCCTAGTTCTTCTCACAATTGGTTCCTTTATGACAGTAGATAATGCAGTATTAATCGCACAAAATATCGGCATCTCTGAAAGAGTTATTGGTCTTACTTTAGTTGCAGTTGGTACCTCACTACCAGAATTAATCACATCAGTTGTTGCCGCAAGAAAAGGTCATGCAGACTTGAGTGTAGGCAACATAGTTGGAAGTAATATCTTTAACATATTGGCAATAATTGGAATCTCTGCATCAATTGCAGGAATTACTGTCAGTGATTCAATGTGGAGTGATTATTACATTATGATAATTTTTGCTCTAGTTCTTTTACCCATAATGAGAACTGGCTTTAAGATTAGTAAATTAGAAGGAATCGCGTTGCTTGTAGGTTATCTAATATACACTTCGGTTTTGCTCTTGATGTGA
- a CDS encoding DUF2061 domain-containing protein, which produces MDSKKRTLLKTAIYRGSTTGMLFILSWLFTNDIYETSIITLVFNILATGIYYFHERFWSKTNWGTIPQSTNKANAVA; this is translated from the coding sequence ATGGATAGCAAAAAAAGAACATTACTCAAGACTGCAATTTATCGTGGCTCTACAACTGGAATGCTCTTTATTCTAAGTTGGCTATTTACAAATGACATCTATGAGACATCAATAATTACATTAGTCTTCAATATTCTTGCAACTGGAATATACTATTTCCATGAACGGTTTTGGTCAAAAACGAATTGGGGTACTATACCACAGTCTACAAACAAGGCTAATGCTGTAGCATAA
- a CDS encoding peptidase: MNSESRYALLSVLIAFSLLIGYSEFSYAQQIERIEVVENKMVTLLGEGFDEDAEDLTFKWEQIGGETVNLSSYTSANPMFMAPDVKNGQIKVLTFQLTVTDTQNAKSTATVEVVVNPVNHAPIVDAGRDQLISDTVTVVTFVSSVIDPDGDDLKYKWEQISGDPITLRTTNERFLTLTPNDLKSKITVPVTFRLTVTDGYGGEGSDIVYLRPYEGILRNDKIQIDAGPLQTVTSGETVTLQGSGTTANNAPISYTWVQLTGPGVRLSSIGEANVDFIAPHLSDNRERLLVFQLTGHSPSNGWASDLAMVKVLPKNASPIADAGDDISVRQRSLVELSGTGMDPDNDRIKFSWTQKSGLKMEYYERSPQIIYFFTPLIDTKSVDAVFEFKVTDQFGNTGTDDVVVTITRANNPPYVDAGSDRKVTGETSVSINGYAFDTDNDPITVTWTQVGGEAVKITSDGTKLSFMAPKVASNESKRLVFQLSAVDSEGARTADQMIVYVSPENSAPVVRVGADVSADENSPVTLTCTATDIDGDDLQINWSSNGNVALGDTSKRVISFNAPNVVVDTKITLTCSASDGRLSGSDSLVLSVVNLMNNNIVADAGPDRIVNEKVKVVLDGSNSHDPEGETLTYAWKQLSGEEVKLTSPSSAKASFASPTVANGQTKTLVFELRVFDEFGRKASDTVTITVDPINSPPEAKASAIQ; this comes from the coding sequence ATGAACAGCGAATCTAGATATGCGTTGCTTTCAGTTTTGATTGCTTTTTCATTATTAATTGGATATTCAGAGTTTTCATACGCCCAACAAATTGAACGAATTGAAGTGGTAGAAAACAAGATGGTTACCCTACTTGGAGAGGGTTTCGATGAGGACGCAGAAGACCTGACCTTCAAATGGGAACAGATTGGCGGGGAGACTGTAAATCTTTCATCATATACCAGTGCCAATCCAATGTTTATGGCACCTGATGTAAAAAACGGACAAATCAAAGTTTTAACATTTCAACTAACTGTCACTGATACTCAAAACGCCAAAAGTACTGCAACCGTTGAAGTCGTTGTCAATCCAGTTAATCATGCTCCTATAGTTGATGCTGGACGTGATCAACTAATCTCTGATACAGTAACTGTTGTAACATTCGTAAGCAGTGTGATTGACCCTGATGGTGATGATTTAAAATACAAATGGGAACAAATTTCTGGTGATCCAATCACTCTACGCACTACAAATGAAAGATTTCTTACCTTAACTCCAAATGATCTTAAATCAAAAATCACAGTACCTGTAACATTTCGATTAACAGTTACCGATGGTTATGGAGGAGAAGGAAGTGATATCGTCTATCTTCGTCCATATGAAGGAATACTACGAAATGACAAAATTCAGATTGATGCAGGACCACTACAAACTGTAACTTCTGGTGAAACTGTCACTTTACAAGGTTCTGGAACTACTGCAAACAATGCTCCTATTAGCTACACTTGGGTACAATTAACTGGCCCTGGAGTTAGACTTAGCTCAATTGGCGAAGCAAATGTTGATTTTATTGCTCCTCACCTTTCTGATAATAGAGAAAGATTACTGGTTTTCCAACTGACTGGACATTCCCCATCAAATGGATGGGCATCTGATTTAGCAATGGTAAAAGTTCTTCCAAAGAATGCATCACCAATTGCTGATGCAGGCGATGATATCTCTGTTAGACAACGAAGTCTAGTTGAATTATCTGGAACTGGAATGGATCCTGATAATGATAGAATAAAGTTCTCATGGACACAAAAGTCAGGACTGAAGATGGAGTATTATGAACGCTCTCCTCAAATTATTTACTTTTTCACACCACTAATTGATACAAAATCAGTTGATGCCGTATTTGAATTCAAAGTCACTGATCAGTTTGGAAACACTGGAACAGATGATGTTGTGGTAACCATTACTCGTGCAAACAATCCTCCCTATGTTGATGCAGGTTCTGACCGTAAAGTCACTGGTGAGACAAGTGTATCAATTAATGGATATGCATTTGATACAGATAATGATCCAATAACTGTAACTTGGACCCAAGTTGGTGGTGAAGCAGTAAAAATTACCTCTGATGGAACCAAACTAAGCTTCATGGCACCTAAAGTGGCATCAAATGAATCAAAAAGATTGGTATTCCAACTCTCTGCAGTTGACTCAGAAGGTGCAAGAACCGCTGATCAAATGATTGTATATGTATCGCCTGAAAACAGTGCACCGGTAGTCAGAGTTGGTGCAGATGTATCTGCTGATGAAAATTCTCCTGTTACCCTTACGTGTACTGCAACTGACATCGATGGTGATGATTTGCAAATAAACTGGTCTTCTAATGGAAATGTGGCTTTGGGTGATACTAGCAAACGTGTAATTTCATTTAATGCACCAAACGTTGTAGTGGATACAAAAATTACTTTGACATGTAGTGCATCTGATGGAAGACTATCTGGTTCTGACTCTCTAGTTCTATCTGTAGTTAATCTAATGAACAATAACATTGTTGCAGATGCTGGTCCTGATAGAATAGTAAATGAAAAAGTAAAGGTTGTTCTTGATGGCAGTAATAGCCATGACCCAGAGGGTGAGACCTTGACATATGCATGGAAACAACTCTCTGGTGAGGAAGTAAAATTGACCTCTCCATCCTCTGCAAAAGCATCCTTTGCAAGCCCAACTGTGGCAAATGGCCAAACAAAGACACTGGTCTTTGAGCTTCGAGTCTTTGATGAATTTGGAAGAAAAGCAAGTGATACTGTTACTATAACAGTTGATCCAATAAACTCTCCACCAGAAGCAAAAGCAAGTGCTATACAATAA
- a CDS encoding ribbon-helix-helix protein, CopG family: MPIVSISLNEDILNELDSLQKSMGFTGRSEAIRAGIRSFVVEEKQKSQMTGNVHAILLVVHNDEFDHVVSGITHDFEDLITTHLHSKIEGERCMELFVIDGDAKRVSVITRNFQTNKKMDTVKLVTL, translated from the coding sequence ATGCCCATTGTCTCCATTTCACTCAATGAGGATATTCTCAATGAATTGGATTCTCTTCAAAAGTCAATGGGATTTACTGGAAGGTCTGAAGCAATAAGGGCAGGAATTCGAAGTTTCGTAGTTGAGGAAAAACAAAAGTCACAGATGACAGGAAATGTTCATGCCATCTTACTTGTAGTTCACAATGATGAGTTTGATCATGTCGTTTCTGGAATAACTCACGATTTTGAGGATCTCATCACTACTCATCTGCACAGTAAGATAGAAGGAGAACGATGTATGGAGCTTTTTGTAATTGATGGAGATGCAAAACGTGTAAGCGTGATTACACGAAACTTTCAGACAAACAAAAAGATGGACACTGTAAAACTAGTTACACTCTAA
- a CDS encoding zinc ABC transporter substrate-binding protein yields the protein MTNQSILAIAVILVVMPTLSVGLWLSDSSSQIQENTNSELVILTSFYPIYEFTKQVGGDNINVSLLVPKGVEPHDWEPTIKDVQKIESASAVIINGAGFENWIDNISEINSKVKIIDTSHGIELIQSRDDESSIDPHFWLNPVMAQIQVQNIADALSEIDSQNESAYRENSNQFKEELSLLDQRISNELSNCKRDFLAFHNAFSYFANQYGLTQHTVVDTSGPHSEPNPKTLENIVKLANKFEITIIFSEEGVDERTSQVLAKEIGINVLTLSPIEIADDESYIKKMQDNLENLKVALCQN from the coding sequence ATGACCAATCAGTCGATTCTGGCAATAGCAGTAATCCTAGTTGTAATGCCTACTCTGTCAGTTGGGTTATGGCTTTCTGATTCATCATCTCAGATACAAGAAAATACAAATTCTGAACTTGTGATTTTAACATCATTTTATCCGATATACGAATTTACAAAGCAAGTAGGTGGTGATAACATCAATGTATCATTACTTGTACCAAAAGGTGTTGAACCACATGATTGGGAGCCAACAATAAAGGATGTTCAAAAAATTGAGAGTGCAAGTGCAGTAATAATTAATGGCGCAGGTTTTGAGAACTGGATTGATAATATTTCAGAGATTAATTCCAAAGTGAAAATAATAGACACTAGTCATGGAATAGAGTTAATTCAATCACGTGATGATGAGTCATCAATTGATCCTCACTTTTGGCTCAATCCTGTAATGGCACAAATTCAAGTTCAAAACATTGCCGATGCCTTATCTGAAATCGATTCACAAAACGAATCTGCATATCGAGAAAATTCAAATCAATTCAAAGAAGAACTGTCTCTACTTGATCAAAGAATTTCAAATGAACTTTCTAATTGTAAAAGAGACTTTCTTGCATTCCATAATGCCTTTTCATATTTTGCCAATCAATATGGTTTAACCCAACATACCGTTGTTGATACCAGTGGACCTCATTCAGAGCCAAATCCCAAGACCCTTGAAAACATTGTAAAATTAGCAAACAAATTTGAAATCACGATAATATTTTCTGAAGAGGGCGTTGATGAACGTACATCACAAGTTTTAGCAAAAGAGATTGGAATAAACGTCTTGACATTATCGCCAATTGAAATTGCAGATGATGAGTCCTATATTAAAAAAATGCAAGACAATCTTGAGAATCTAAAGGTGGCATTATGTCAAAACTAG
- a CDS encoding metal ABC transporter ATP-binding protein: protein MSKLVEIQDLAVRYGDVKALDGISFSVNEKDFLGIIGPNGAGKSTLFSCMLGLLTKYDGYIKFFGKDIRKSRDYLYDIGYVPQKPVFEANFPATVREVIQMGMRRGIDESRVETVLQDVWIHELANRRIGELSGGQQQRVFIAKALVNNPRVLILDEPVTGIDQQSTEMFYSILKELNKTQNITIIWSSHDMDAVNNLANKVACLNRTLFFHGISSDFFTNKELVKQYSEASMQEHMHHHE from the coding sequence ATGTCAAAACTAGTAGAGATTCAAGACCTTGCAGTTAGATATGGTGATGTTAAGGCATTAGATGGAATAAGCTTCTCTGTAAATGAAAAAGACTTTCTTGGAATCATTGGTCCTAATGGAGCTGGAAAATCAACATTATTCTCTTGTATGCTGGGATTGCTGACAAAATATGATGGCTACATCAAGTTTTTTGGAAAGGACATTAGAAAATCTCGTGATTACCTATATGATATTGGATATGTGCCTCAAAAGCCAGTTTTTGAGGCTAATTTCCCAGCAACTGTGCGTGAAGTCATTCAGATGGGAATGCGTCGTGGCATTGATGAATCAAGGGTTGAGACAGTACTTCAAGACGTCTGGATTCATGAGCTTGCAAATAGAAGAATTGGAGAATTGTCTGGAGGCCAGCAACAACGCGTCTTTATTGCAAAGGCACTTGTGAATAATCCTAGAGTCCTAATCTTGGATGAGCCTGTCACTGGAATTGATCAACAAAGTACTGAGATGTTTTATTCCATACTAAAGGAGCTAAACAAAACTCAAAACATTACCATAATCTGGTCTTCACACGATATGGATGCAGTAAATAATTTAGCAAACAAAGTTGCGTGCCTTAATCGAACTTTATTCTTTCACGGGATATCAAGTGACTTTTTTACCAATAAAGAACTTGTTAAGCAGTATTCAGAAGCATCAATGCAGGAGCACATGCATCACCACGAGTAA
- a CDS encoding metal ABC transporter permease: MQRALISGIAIAILCSVIGLFLVLRRYSLFGDAVAHSSFGGIAAGLLVGIYPLWTAYAVSLISAVIITRIKQSFRISGDASVAVLLSSGIAAGLVLISLSGGFTIDILSFLFGSILLVSTNDTILILGLTGAILIIVLLLYRQLIYSTFNEEQAKVSGIHVERLNYLIVFIAGITVVTSIQLVGILLISALFVIPNVTAIMYGKGFKKTILISIGFAIFSVVGGILLSYAFSITPSGTIVLLSIGIFAVTMGLKSLGLLRH; the protein is encoded by the coding sequence ATGCAGAGAGCTCTAATCTCTGGTATTGCAATTGCAATTTTATGCTCTGTGATTGGTTTGTTTCTTGTTCTTAGGAGATACTCATTGTTTGGTGATGCAGTTGCACACTCATCCTTTGGTGGAATTGCTGCAGGTTTGCTTGTGGGAATATATCCACTTTGGACTGCATATGCTGTCTCCTTAATCAGTGCAGTAATCATTACACGAATCAAACAAAGTTTTAGAATTTCTGGGGATGCATCAGTGGCAGTTCTTCTGTCTTCAGGAATTGCAGCAGGTCTTGTACTGATTAGTCTTTCCGGTGGATTTACAATTGACATACTTAGCTTTCTTTTTGGAAGCATTCTTTTAGTTAGTACAAACGATACAATTCTCATTCTTGGATTAACTGGGGCAATTCTGATTATTGTATTGTTGTTGTATCGTCAGTTAATTTATTCTACATTTAATGAAGAGCAAGCCAAAGTTAGCGGCATTCATGTTGAACGATTAAACTATCTGATAGTCTTTATTGCAGGAATTACCGTTGTTACATCAATACAGCTAGTTGGAATACTCTTGATTTCTGCTCTATTTGTTATTCCTAATGTGACTGCAATTATGTATGGAAAAGGATTCAAGAAGACCATTCTAATATCGATTGGATTTGCAATCTTTTCTGTAGTTGGAGGAATTTTACTATCATATGCCTTTAGTATCACTCCATCAGGAACTATTGTGCTCCTATCTATTGGAATATTTGCAGTAACTATGGGTCTAAAATCTCTAGGTTTGCTTCGACATTAG
- a CDS encoding divalent metal cation transporter, whose translation MKEKYSRLLKTLGPGILFASTAIGVSHLIQSTRAGAEYGFLLLGIVLIANLLKYPFFEYGSRYANVTGTSIIDGYQRLERKALLLYFFITIGSMFFVTAAVGFVTAGFLENLFQIEFLGVYPIIILFAVCVTILSVGKYRTLDSLIKIIGSVLVVSTVIAFALVLINGPIKPEEEFIAKEIWSQSGIFFLIALMGWMPTAIDLSSWNSLWTLERIKQTNFKPTLKETLLEFRIGYIITAVLAVFFVTLGAFIFYGTTEDLPNDNSMFAHKVVTLYTTTIGEWSYIIIAASAFSVMFGTIIAVLDGYSRSLHRTVTLLWNPSGTSFQRYYVFFILILSIGSLIVVFQFQDNLKLLVDFATTLSFLIAPVIAIFNFKLVTGKYLTKDSQPPLWLKILSYAGIVFLIGFAAFFVITRF comes from the coding sequence TTGAAGGAAAAATATAGTCGTCTCTTAAAGACACTCGGACCGGGAATTCTGTTTGCAAGTACAGCAATTGGAGTGTCTCATCTAATACAATCTACTAGAGCGGGAGCAGAGTATGGATTTCTATTATTGGGAATTGTATTGATAGCAAATTTGCTAAAGTATCCTTTCTTTGAGTATGGCTCCCGTTATGCAAATGTCACTGGAACCAGTATAATAGATGGATATCAAAGATTAGAGCGCAAAGCCTTGTTGCTTTATTTTTTTATAACAATAGGCTCTATGTTTTTTGTAACAGCTGCAGTAGGTTTTGTCACTGCAGGGTTTTTGGAAAATTTATTTCAAATAGAATTTCTTGGGGTATATCCGATAATAATTTTATTTGCTGTGTGTGTGACAATTCTAAGCGTTGGTAAATATCGAACATTAGATAGTTTGATCAAGATTATTGGTTCTGTATTGGTTGTATCCACTGTTATTGCATTTGCACTAGTTCTGATAAACGGGCCAATAAAACCTGAGGAGGAATTTATCGCAAAGGAAATTTGGTCACAGTCTGGAATATTTTTCTTAATTGCATTGATGGGATGGATGCCAACTGCCATTGATCTTTCCAGTTGGAATAGCTTGTGGACATTGGAGAGAATTAAACAGACTAATTTTAAGCCAACACTAAAAGAGACATTACTCGAATTTCGAATTGGCTATATCATTACAGCAGTACTGGCAGTATTTTTTGTAACTTTGGGTGCTTTCATATTTTATGGAACAACTGAAGATTTACCAAATGATAACTCAATGTTTGCTCATAAAGTTGTAACCTTATACACTACAACAATTGGGGAATGGAGCTATATCATTATTGCAGCTTCTGCATTTAGCGTAATGTTTGGTACTATAATTGCGGTTTTAGATGGTTATTCTCGCTCTCTTCACAGAACAGTCACACTACTTTGGAATCCTTCAGGCACTAGTTTCCAAAGGTACTATGTATTCTTCATTCTAATCTTGAGCATTGGTTCTCTAATTGTTGTGTTCCAATTCCAAGATAATTTGAAACTACTCGTTGATTTTGCAACTACATTATCATTTTTGATTGCACCTGTAATTGCAATCTTTAACTTTAAACTAGTTACTGGAAAGTATCTCACAAAGGATTCTCAGCCTCCACTCTGGTTAAAAATTCTAAGTTATGCTGGAATAGTTTTTCTTATTGGGTTTGCAGCCTTTTTTGTCATAACTCGTTTTTAG
- a CDS encoding response regulator, with translation MGLRILVAEDNKFTAMQYQKILENNGHTVIITSDGNECVKKYADALSSSEFDSIDSHPFDLVLLDHNMPKKSGTKAAKEILSKKPNQKILFASGYLRSLIEDQTGEKLLGKLDIIEKPFSLNMLLRKIDSMSRKK, from the coding sequence ATGGGATTAAGAATTCTAGTTGCAGAAGATAACAAATTTACTGCAATGCAGTATCAAAAGATACTTGAAAACAATGGACACACTGTAATAATTACTAGTGATGGAAATGAATGTGTAAAAAAATATGCTGATGCATTGTCTAGTTCTGAATTTGATTCTATAGATTCACACCCATTTGACCTTGTATTGTTAGATCATAATATGCCAAAAAAAAGTGGTACAAAGGCAGCCAAAGAAATTCTTTCAAAGAAACCAAATCAAAAAATATTATTTGCATCAGGCTATCTTAGAAGCCTAATTGAGGATCAAACTGGAGAAAAATTACTAGGAAAATTAGACATTATTGAAAAGCCATTCTCATTAAACATGCTATTGCGAAAGATAGACAGCATGTCTAGAAAAAAATAG
- a CDS encoding SRPBCC family protein: MKKYHTGTVKKTVTIKASKQKVWKKISNIVGLDWLEGQKRTTYLSKKKRDVGSIRKIFFDNGDIVEEHIVGWKNNEYFSYIAVSGLPLRAYHATISMESGKNSQKITWQSYFNSEKMTRKEFSDFVKFLSCFYQNSLKNLKISLE; the protein is encoded by the coding sequence ATGAAAAAATACCACACAGGAACAGTCAAAAAAACAGTTACAATCAAGGCATCAAAACAAAAAGTTTGGAAAAAAATTTCAAATATCGTTGGACTGGATTGGCTTGAAGGACAAAAACGTACAACTTACTTGTCAAAGAAAAAAAGAGATGTTGGTTCCATTAGAAAAATTTTCTTTGATAATGGAGATATCGTAGAGGAGCACATAGTCGGCTGGAAAAATAACGAGTATTTTTCATACATTGCAGTAAGTGGATTGCCACTTCGTGCTTATCATGCTACAATATCAATGGAAAGTGGGAAAAATTCCCAAAAAATAACGTGGCAATCGTATTTTAACAGTGAAAAGATGACAAGAAAAGAATTTTCAGATTTTGTAAAATTCCTAAGTTGTTTTTACCAAAATTCATTAAAAAATTTAAAGATTTCTTTGGAGTAG